One stretch of Arachis hypogaea cultivar Tifrunner chromosome 20, arahy.Tifrunner.gnm2.J5K5, whole genome shotgun sequence DNA includes these proteins:
- the LOC140183137 gene encoding protein FAR-RED IMPAIRED RESPONSE 1-like codes for MVGQAGGYVNVEFTKKDLDNHIQRTRRAKLIGGGSNAAISYVLGKVNVDPMAMARADYQCFGNVLAFDTTYQKNKYRRPLVIFSGCNHHRQTCIFGFALVEDERTATYMWLLQNLLEVMLNKSPSVVVIDGDESLLELVQNLEHALRDYRHNELVSQFKTVNGEPILTTGLEALELSVANFYTREILGEVKKEIQGVVTLDIINEEKISTTVVLKVKECDRRQHIYNVLYDRNTEHMECECSRWSSEGIPCSHIFCAMKSVGLQKFPDSLLLKRWSKDTKEYLDESSAGGTPQDREREFLMRYGALSVVATWMVFLGAQDGPSFYDTMNEVCRWTQTLEQKSGLKRQTRDSPMPNFVGDPSVVKTKGAPKGEKERGNRRCTKCNNDGHV; via the exons ATGGTAGGCCAAGCCGGTGGTTATGTCAATGTCGAGTTCACAAAGAAGGACCTCGATAACCACATTCAAAGAACTCGTCGTGCAAAGCTCATTGGTGGGGGTTCCAATGCGGCAATTAGCTATGTACTTGGGAAAGTCAATGTTGACCCCATGGCCATGGCAAG GGCCGACTATCAGTGCTTTGGAAATGTGCTTGCATTCGATACAACCTATCAGAAGAATAAGTACAGAAGGCCGTTGGTAATCTTCTCGGGTTGTAACCATCACCGCCAAACATGTATATTTGGCTTTGCCTTGGTAGAGGACGAACGAACAGCAACATATATGTGGTTGTTGCAAAACCTTTTAGAAGTCATGCTGAACAAGTCTCCCAGTGTTGTGGTCATAGACGGTGATGAG AGTCTTCTAGAGTTGGTCCAAAATCTTGAACATGCTCTTAGGGACTATAGACACAATGAATTGGTTTCTCAATTTAAGACGGTGAATGGGGAGCCCATTCTAACTACTGGGTTAGAAGCATTGGAGCTTTCTGTTGCAAATTTTTACACAAGAGAGATTCTTGGAGAAGTAAAAAAGGAGATTCAAGGAGTGGTCACATTAGATATAATAAATGAGGAAAAAATATCAACTACTGTTGTGTTAAAAGTTAAGGAGTGTGATAGAAGGCAACATATATATAACGTACTTTATGATCGCAATACTGAGCATATGGAGTGTGAATGTAGTCGGTGGAGTAGTGAAGGCATTCCTTGCAGCCACATATTTTGTGCCATGAAAAGTGTAGGTTTACAGAAGTTTCCAGATAGTCTTCTTTTGAAAAGATGGTCGAAGGATACCAAAGAGTATCTGGATGAAAGTTCCGCTGGAGGCACTCCGCAagacagagagagagaatttttaaTGCGCTATGGCGCATTGTCAGTGGTAGCTACGTGGATGGTATTCTTAGGAGCTCAAGATGGTCCTTCTTTCTATGACACTATGAATGAAGTTTGTCGTTGGACCCAAACACTAGAACAAAAATCTGGCTTGAAAAGACAAACAAGAGATTCTCCCATGCCGAACTTTGTTGGTGACCCTTCAGTGGTCAAGACAAAAGGAGCACCCAAGGGGGAAAAAGAGAGAGGTAACCGGAGGTGCACTAAATGCAACAATGATGGTCATGTATAG